A part of Caretta caretta isolate rCarCar2 chromosome 1, rCarCar1.hap1, whole genome shotgun sequence genomic DNA contains:
- the LOC125632687 gene encoding transmembrane protein 126A isoform X1, whose translation MIQSLKMSGRELELNSPQENARLRHTKKNEALLKMFVRLPEADQKLLTHGSYFLGINGGFCGLIANSFFRRILNVTEARLASSLPMAVLPFLTTAAIYHGAVTVPLMSGDLTCATCALVRGGLIGSVIGGLYPIFLAIPINAGLAARYSSAPLPGKENMLRFWIKVSQPIFKKMSFAILLQAAFGIYLSSRQYGIFMKMLQLPEASSNPEELED comes from the exons ATGATCCAGAGCCTTAAAATGTCAGGGAGAGAGCTTGAACTAAATTCACCACAGGAAAATGCAAGGCTTCGACATACAAAAaaaaatgaagctctgctaaaaATGTTCGTTCGGCTTCCAGAAGCAGACCA GAAACTCTTAACACATGGATCATACTTCCTAGGAATAAATGGAGGCTTTTGCGGTTTAATAGCAAACAGTTTTTTCAGACGCATCCTAAATGTGACAGAGGCTCGGCTTGCTTCTAGTTTGCCAATGGCTGTTCTTCCATTCCTCACAACAGCAGCAATTTACCACGGTGCTGTAACCGTACCTTTAATGTCAG GTGATCTAACATGTGCAACCTGTGCCTTAGTGAGAGGAGGATTAATTGGATCTGTTATAGGTGGTCTATATCCCATTTTCTTGGCCATTCCTATAAATGCAGGACTTGCAGCCAG GTACAGCTCAGCTCCCTTGCCTGGGAAAGAGAATATGTTACGCTTCTGGATTAAAGTCTCTCAACCAATCTTTAAGAAGATGAGTTTTGCTATCCTTCTGCAGGCTGCATTTGGAATTTACCTCAGCTCAAGACAGTATGGAATATTTATGAAAATGCTCCAGCTGCCTGAAGCAAGCAGCAATCCTGAAGAACTCGAAGATTAA
- the LOC125632687 gene encoding transmembrane protein 126A isoform X2, translating to MSGRELELNSPQENARLRHTKKNEALLKMFVRLPEADQKLLTHGSYFLGINGGFCGLIANSFFRRILNVTEARLASSLPMAVLPFLTTAAIYHGAVTVPLMSGDLTCATCALVRGGLIGSVIGGLYPIFLAIPINAGLAARYSSAPLPGKENMLRFWIKVSQPIFKKMSFAILLQAAFGIYLSSRQYGIFMKMLQLPEASSNPEELED from the exons ATGTCAGGGAGAGAGCTTGAACTAAATTCACCACAGGAAAATGCAAGGCTTCGACATACAAAAaaaaatgaagctctgctaaaaATGTTCGTTCGGCTTCCAGAAGCAGACCA GAAACTCTTAACACATGGATCATACTTCCTAGGAATAAATGGAGGCTTTTGCGGTTTAATAGCAAACAGTTTTTTCAGACGCATCCTAAATGTGACAGAGGCTCGGCTTGCTTCTAGTTTGCCAATGGCTGTTCTTCCATTCCTCACAACAGCAGCAATTTACCACGGTGCTGTAACCGTACCTTTAATGTCAG GTGATCTAACATGTGCAACCTGTGCCTTAGTGAGAGGAGGATTAATTGGATCTGTTATAGGTGGTCTATATCCCATTTTCTTGGCCATTCCTATAAATGCAGGACTTGCAGCCAG GTACAGCTCAGCTCCCTTGCCTGGGAAAGAGAATATGTTACGCTTCTGGATTAAAGTCTCTCAACCAATCTTTAAGAAGATGAGTTTTGCTATCCTTCTGCAGGCTGCATTTGGAATTTACCTCAGCTCAAGACAGTATGGAATATTTATGAAAATGCTCCAGCTGCCTGAAGCAAGCAGCAATCCTGAAGAACTCGAAGATTAA
- the LOC125632687 gene encoding transmembrane protein 126A isoform X3 — MLGGLYGWHCHTRRRSSGSWGRTLSTRKLLTHGSYFLGINGGFCGLIANSFFRRILNVTEARLASSLPMAVLPFLTTAAIYHGAVTVPLMSGDLTCATCALVRGGLIGSVIGGLYPIFLAIPINAGLAARYSSAPLPGKENMLRFWIKVSQPIFKKMSFAILLQAAFGIYLSSRQYGIFMKMLQLPEASSNPEELED, encoded by the exons ATGTTGGGGGGCCTGTACGGGTGGCACTGCCATACCCGAAGAAGGAGCAGTGGCAGCTGGGGTAGGACACTCAGCACAAG GAAACTCTTAACACATGGATCATACTTCCTAGGAATAAATGGAGGCTTTTGCGGTTTAATAGCAAACAGTTTTTTCAGACGCATCCTAAATGTGACAGAGGCTCGGCTTGCTTCTAGTTTGCCAATGGCTGTTCTTCCATTCCTCACAACAGCAGCAATTTACCACGGTGCTGTAACCGTACCTTTAATGTCAG GTGATCTAACATGTGCAACCTGTGCCTTAGTGAGAGGAGGATTAATTGGATCTGTTATAGGTGGTCTATATCCCATTTTCTTGGCCATTCCTATAAATGCAGGACTTGCAGCCAG GTACAGCTCAGCTCCCTTGCCTGGGAAAGAGAATATGTTACGCTTCTGGATTAAAGTCTCTCAACCAATCTTTAAGAAGATGAGTTTTGCTATCCTTCTGCAGGCTGCATTTGGAATTTACCTCAGCTCAAGACAGTATGGAATATTTATGAAAATGCTCCAGCTGCCTGAAGCAAGCAGCAATCCTGAAGAACTCGAAGATTAA